A single Brienomyrus brachyistius isolate T26 chromosome 11, BBRACH_0.4, whole genome shotgun sequence DNA region contains:
- the fgf7 gene encoding fibroblast growth factor 7, which yields MHKWMLKWKLPTLLSKLYLHIMFLLSGMCLACSDRTPEQLAAIMNCSKHERHTRNYDYMEGGDVRVRQLFSGTQWFLTIDDYGNINGTQDPTNCYSILEIRTVSEGGILAIKGVKSQYYISMNKTGVLQGKKTYNENCNFKEVFLENYFNAYSSAKWTKQNGKEMFIALSQKGKPLKGRKTRKENISSHFIPMKCREEDKRAD from the exons ATGCACAAATGGATGCTGAAATGGAAGCTGCCGACTCTGCTCTCCAAACTGTACTTGCACATCATGTTTCTTCTGAGCGGTATGTGTCTAGCTTGCAGTGATCGGACTCCGGAGCAACTGGCTGCAATTATGAACTGTTCCAAACATGAGAGGCACACGAGAAATTACGATTATATGGAGGGAGGGGATGTAAGAGTCAGGCAACTCTTCAGCGGAACACAATGGTTTCTCACAATCGATGACTATGGCAACATCAACGGAACTCAAGATCCAACCAACTGCTACA GTATCCTTGAAATACGCACAGTCTCCGAAGGTGGTATCCTCGCCATCAAAGGGGTGAAAAGTCAGTATTACATATCTATGAACAAGACAGGAGTATTACAAGGCAAG AAAACATACAATGAAAACTGCAACTTTAAGGAGGTCTTTCTAGAAAACTATTTCAACGCTTATTCTTCAGCAAAGTGGACTAAACAAAATGGCAAAGAAATGTTCATCGCTTTATCCCAGAAGGGGAAGCCCCTGAAAGGTAGGAAGACGAGGAAAGAGAACATATCATCTCATTTCATCCCCATGAAGTGCAGAGAAGAGGACAAGCGAGCGGACTAG
- the LOC125704019 gene encoding COP9 signalosome complex subunit 2-like, producing MSDMEDDFMCDDEEDYDLEYSEDSNSEPNVDLENQYYNSKALKEDDPKAALSSFQKVLELEGEKGEWGFKALKQMIKINFKLTNFPEMMNRYKQLLTYIRSAVTRNYSEKSINSILDYISTSKQMDLLQEFYETTLDALKDAKNDRLWFKTNTKLGKLYLEREEYGKLQKILRQLHLSCQTDDGEDDLKKGTQLLEIYALEIQMYTAQKNNKKLKALYEQSLHIKSAIPHPLIMGVIRECGGKMHLREGEFEKAHTDFFEAFKNYDESGSPRRTTCLKYLVLANMLMKSGINPFDSQEAKPYKNDPEILAVTNLVSAYQNNDITEFEKILRTNHSNIMEDPFIREHIEELLRNIRTQVLIKLIKPYTRIHIPFISKELNIDVADVESLLVQCILDNTIHGRIDQVNQLLELDHQKRGGARYSALDKWTNQLNTLNQAIVSKLA from the exons ATGTCTGACATGGAGGATGATTTTATGTGCGACGATGAGGAGGATTATGATCTG GAATACTCGGAAGACAGCAATTCCGAGCCAAATGTTGACTTGGAGAACCAGTACTACAACTCCAAAGCTTTGAAAGAAGATGACCCCAAAGCAGCTCTCAGTAGCTTCCAGAAG GTGTTGGAGCTTGAGGGGGAAAAGGGAGAATGGGGATTTAAAGCACTTAAACAGATGATTAAAATTAACTTCAAACTG ACCAACTTTCCTGAAATGATGAATCGATACAAGCAGCTGCTCACATATATTCGGAGTGCTGTCACCAGGAATTACTCTGAGAAATCCATTAATTCCATTCTGGATTATATTTCCACATCTAAGCAG ATGGATTTATTGCAAGAGTTTTATGAAACTACTCTGGATGCATTAAAGGATGCAAAAAACGACAGACTGTGGTTCAAAACGAACACAAAG CTTGGAAAGCTGTACCTGGAGAGAGAGGAGTACGGAAAACTTCAGAAGATCCTCCGACAGCTACACCTGTCATGTCAG ACTGACGACGGAGAAGACGACCTGAAGAAAGGAACACAGCTTCTGGAAATCTATGCTCTTGAAATTCAAATGTACACGGCGCAGAAGAACAACAAGAAGCTGAAAGCCCTCTATGAGCAGTCGTTACACATCAAATCTGCCATCCCTCATCCCCTTATTATGGGCGTCATCAGAG AGTGTGGGGGTAAAATGCACCTGCGAGAAGGGGAGTTCGAAAAGGCTCACACAGACTTCTTTGAAGCTTTCAAGAACTATGATGAATCAGGGAGTCCCAGGAGAACCACCTGTCTGAAATATTTGGTTTTAGCCAACATGCTGATGAAGTCAGGAATTAACCCGTTTGACTCTCAGGAG GCTAAGCCCTATAAAAATGACCCAGAGATTCTTGCAGTGACAAACCTAGTAAG TGCCTATCAGAATAATGACATCACAGAATTTGAGAAAATATTGAGAACGAATCACAGTAATATAATGGAGGATCCCTTCATAAGGGAGCACATCGAGG AGCTCTTACGCAACATCAGAACGCAAGTgctaataaaattaataaaaccTTACACAAGAATACACATCCCTTTTATTTCAAAG GAGCTGAACATTGATGTTGCAGATGTAGAAAGTTtgcttgttcagtgtatattggACAA CACGATCCATGGACGCATTGACCAAGTCAACCAGCTACTGGAATTGGATCATCAGAAAAGGGGAGGCGCACGATATTCAGCGTTAGACAAATGGACGAATCAGCTGAACACCCTCAACCAGGCCATTGTCAGCAAGCTGGCCTGA